In the Nothobranchius furzeri strain GRZ-AD chromosome 1, NfurGRZ-RIMD1, whole genome shotgun sequence genome, ttggcagaccggggtggtggtcccactATTTAAACCGGGGGaccacaggatgtgttccaacaacagggggaacactgagcctccctggtaaagccTAGTCAGGAGttctggggcctcattcatcaatcGTACTTACTTGGAGCGACAGATAAACCAcacaaatccgattccagttcGTATTTTATTTTACAGCAACAAGAATCCTCCAGAACCTCCTCTCCTTCCCGATTACACAcgcgttgtcacggtaaccagactgaatgacagctaagAGGCTGCACTcacacatttcaaaataaaacgaaCACCATCCAGAAttcttaaatgtaaaatgtaagtGACAGCCCGTTACTCTACGATTTATcgtattaaagtttttatttattcctgGCAGGAACCTCTCCTGTGTCCCAAccgcgtttataacctctgcaacttgtttggctCGTTTGCAGTTCGGCAGAAAGTGTCTCGACCTCGCAAGCTTTCTTTTTCTCCGGGCAGAACGCAAGGAATTTCCTCATGGGCTGAGGAGGTAGCGTGACCAAacatggttaattgagggcgttgCTGTATGTAAATGATGAGAACAATCACAAGCACCTGGGCACGCACACGGGGGATTTGTCATCAGACGAGTGCGGAGGAACGTGCGTAAGGGAGGCCGCCGCATGTTTCATGGATCAGGATTTTGAACTGTTGTAAaaacattctaaatttcattcaTAAGAACAAATTTAGGAATATTTCTTCGAAcatttgatgaatgaggcccctagAGAGGAGAGTCCATCAGATAGGTGAACCTCGGACTCAGgaggtttttgtcctggctgcagaacactggaccagctctatacgctATTTAGAACGACCATGGAGGgtcttggagaaggcatttgaccacaTCCCCCGAGGGCCCTTTGGGGGGTACTTtgtgagtatggggtaccagaccctctgatacgggcagttaggtccttgtatgaccggtgtcagagcttggcacGCATTAAGTCAGGTTAgttcccggtgagagttggactccgccaaggctgccctttgccactgattctgttcataacttttatgtttTATGCTGTTCACAGCTTAGATCAAACTCCCACagaagacctgctggtgcaaattTAAAGAAGACAGAACAACAATTCTTGTCTGGAAAAAGTTTTAGAGGAAAGATGAATTTAAATTTCCTGTTTTGAGGAAAACCACAGCAATTTCCTTCTGTCAAGGAGATTTCTCAGCTTGTTTAGGTTTCCTTCATGCACCTTGTTTAAAATGTGCATAAAATGAGCCAGTATGGAGCTTTGTCCCAGTGTATCAGTATTCTACacatgagagtgtgtgtgtttctgtgtgtgtgtgtgtgttcttggcaGTTTGTTCTAGTGTTGCATAATCAGGCCCCTCCTGTTGATCCCCCCTCCCTTTGTAAATCTGTCCTCTAAAGCCTCTCAGATTTTTAAATTTGGATAAATTAGATTTAGTGTCTAAAAATGCCTGGAGGCTAAATAATCCTTGCTGTGAGACTCTCTCCTCCCCGAGGACAAATGTGTGAGGACGTGATGAGCTGCAGCTTGAAGCCAGGGGCATAAACACACTTCTACAGTACCAtaatggaaacacacacacacacacacacacacacacacacacacacacacacacacacacacacacacacacacacacacacacacacaaacacacattcacaaaaGTGCCGACATTTCCCAGAGGGGTTAAAGAATCGGGCTAAATTCACAATGAGAGTTCAGTGAGTATTTGGGTTTTTGCCTCCTGCTCCTGCTTTCTTAACCTCTTGCAGCTCGAGCATTTATCTGCAACATATTGTCCAATTTCCTCTGCAGGTTTTCACCAGACCCGCTGCAGCGTGCAGTCATTGCTGGGTCGGCGGGCCCTGGATGAGACCACAGCAGAGATCCAAACACAGATGAACTGAAACCGAGGGAATACTGGAAAGATAACAGCAACTGTTTGGATAAGCCTGCAAAGAATTCCTCCTCAAATTCCCCAAAGTGTGTCATCGCTGATTAAGATTCCTGAACTGGACGACTAGCCCTTAAAGCTTTACAGTTACTAAGACTTTTGGTCAACCACTCAgtagatgggttagggttagccaccaacaaaaatgtaataaagttaaataaaaataaaaaaactcctAAAATCATATTTGGTCACAACGTTAAACACACCTGGTGTTATTATAACTATCTTATACCCATGCTGTCACTGGAACAAGTGCAGATTAGAACCTTTTCCATCCTTTAAATTACTACAAAAATCCAACTAAACTAATAATAGAAACTGGGCCATATTATCATATAAAAccttattataatacacataaataaataagatcaaACTTCCCACAGAATGTAACGACTCTTCTCCAAATCGAATTAACCAATAACGTCCTAAATGTCAGTGTGCAAAGAACTGTGTGTGTTTAAGCTTCAATTACAGTGGAAGCTCTGTGACCTTTGAACCTACCTATGGGTAAGGCCAGGAAGAAGGGCAGCCAGCAGAGGATAAACATTCCCACCACAACTCCCAGAGTTTTCGCGGCCTTCTTCTCCCGGGAGAACTTCAGAAGTTTCACAGTGAGGGAGCTCCTCGCCTGGTGCGCGCGGCCTTTACCGGCGCCTGGACCGCTGGGGTCCTCGTGCACCTGGGACCCCTTGTGGATCCTGAGGGTCAGCTCGCTGGTGTTCATCCTCTCGCGCATCACACCTGCCTCCAGATTCTTAGTGGTCCTCTTGGCGACGACGTACACGCGGCAGTACATGGCCAGGATGACGGCGAGCGGGATGTAGAAGGAGCCGAGGGAGGAGAAGAGCGCGTAAAACGGCTCCTCCGTGATGAGGCACACCGTGTCGTCTGGGGATGGCGGCTGCTTCCATCCGAGCAGAGGTCCGATGGAGATGACCACAGACAGCACCCACACCCCGAGCATGGCCAGCAGAGCGCGCTTCTCCGTCACGATGCCCGGGTACTGCAGCGGGTGGCTCACCCCGATGTAACGGTCGATGGAGATTACGCACAAGCTCATGATGGACGCGGTGCAGCACAGCACATCCAGCGCAGCCCAGATGTCACAGAAGATCCTGCCGAACACCCAGCGGTCTAGGATCTCCAGGGTGGCGGACACCGGCAGCACCGTGGTGCCCAGTAACAGGTCGGCGATGGCCAGGTTGATGATGAAGTAGTTGGTGGGGGTCCGCAGGTGTCTGTTGCACACCACGGAGAGGATGACGAGGATATTGCCCGCGATGGCAAACACGATGAAAGCCCCCAGCACCAACCCGAGCGGGATGGCCCGGGTCAGGACCAACTCCGTGCGGTTCCTCCCAGAGCTGTTGGTGAAGTTGATCTGCAGAGAGTCCCAGTCGAGTTCCGAGGAACCATTTTTCCACAAGTTTGTGACATTGTCAGTGCTCAAACTCATTTTGGTTCACGACGTCCTCCATAGCAGGCTTCTGATCACCGCAACGTTAAAAACCCGGAGCGTAAAGGCGCACAAGTGGTCAAAGTTCTCAACGTCCTCTTGGTCCTTTCTCTGTTGCGCGCGGATGCGTTTCTTTCAGCTCCTTGTGCCGCCGCGCAGCCGTCTCCCTCCTCTCTCCTGATGGCTCAGTGGAGAAGTGATGGTGGTAGCAGTCATCTCCTCCCGTCCCCTCGCTCCCACACGCAGCGCTCCCACAAATTGACCAACGATCCCCACAAAACAAGTGCGCATGACGCACCGCGCGGAGAGACGTGACTCCACCGTAATGACACTCAGTAGTCTCCTTTTTAAAGCCCAGTCTGCGCTTCTGGGCGCGTTTAAGGAGACGCGCTTTGATATGTTGCTTTTGGATCTTGATATCCCTGAAATTTGAGCTCTTTAACGGTGGCACTTGTGACACCAGCAGCCACTTCCCCTCCCATCGGGGGGAGGCTGCCAAACTGGACAAATATCGTGCAGACGAGCCACGTAAACCGgttggtttttattttgttttaaagaagaaaaataacTCAAATGAATCCCATAATATGTTCTTTGTAAGTCAATCCAAAATAAGATCAACTCTAATAGGTTTTATTTAAGATCTGCAGTCAGCTCTCACAGTAAAGCACGTAAAGTCAAATGGATTCAAATCTCAGCTATTTCTGCGGGACTTACTTTCCTATTTTGGTCAAAGGGAGAATTCCTCAAAGTAATCTCATGATGGATTTGAGCTCAGTTAGTGAGGAGCGACTGACTTAATGGGTTCGGGGCCAGTGGGGCTTTGATAGAAGCAGCGCCACTCCATCTGACCCCCCTTCTCCGTTATCAGACATCAGATATGGTTTAAGAGCCAAATGAAATCTTATGATGTTGGATTTAACCATTTCTTTCCTAAATCAAAGCTCTTGACTAAATAAGGTGACGCTCAGAGGTTATGTTTGTGGAGCGTCTTAACTTTACGATGCCTTTTTATTAGTGAAATATTTCAAACATCTACACCAAATAGATTTTGTTCCATTCAAAACCACAAAGAACATCTCCTGAGATTCTCCCAAAACACCACATTTGGAGAACAGGGGCTCCTGTTTTTGCATCGGATCATATATCTTTAGGTATTTAGGAGAACAGCAAAAAAGAAGCATATTTCTGtaccattttttaaattttgggtTAAGTAAAAACGGGACAAATGAGACACTGTTAGTGTATTTTTGAAATCATTGTTTTTACTGCATTTTAATTGTTTTCTAAGTGACGTTTGTAAAAGTTCTCACAGGGTTATTCTTTCTGTTTACAGGACAAACTCCTGATATACATCGGCTGCAGAAACAACACACGTCCCACGACCTGACAATGTATGGTAAACATTTGACAAGGTACATTTACTTCCAttcagagttgtgtgtgtgtgtgtgtgtgtgtgtgtgtgtgtgtgtgtgtgtgtgtgtgtgtgtgtgtgtgtgtgtgtgtgtgtgtgtgctatgcaTGCAAATGAATTTCACTGATAACAttatgtccatctgctgcatgcCCTCTTCAGACTGGTGTTGGCCGATCGATCCGCGCGTGAAAACGACTCCTCATCGTGCTCCCTGAACCAGTTTTCCACAGTCTGATccggatgaatcctggcattgtcattccGTGTCACATGGTTATttaaggaatgagaagctgcatgCACCATTTGTCAGCATTAAATGACTTATTGTCAGCTAAAACATATTAATctcttctgtgtttttctgttggGAGTCTTCTGTCAGAATGACTCAGGTGAGGAATTTTAGTTTTTAAGACCAAACGTTTGAATTTACATGTGGGTGATATTTTCAAAATCATGCATAACATGTGAGGATGAGTTTGGAATGAAACAGATGTGTTTATCTTCCACCATCAGCAATTTTATGGGTAAATAGTGAGAAATTAGTAATTTACTGTATCAATGTTAGACTTTGTTgacttttaatgaaatattttaagattaaagtcccatagttgtcacacaaaatggtgaaattcatctccacatctgACCAATCACCGTGGGGAGCggcgagctgcagctgtggccgctctcgggaactatttggtggtttagcccccaatccaacaccttacagc is a window encoding:
- the LOC107375503 gene encoding alpha-1A adrenergic receptor, with amino-acid sequence MSLSTDNVTNLWKNGSSELDWDSLQINFTNSSGRNRTELVLTRAIPLGLVLGAFIVFAIAGNILVILSVVCNRHLRTPTNYFIINLAIADLLLGTTVLPVSATLEILDRWVFGRIFCDIWAALDVLCCTASIMSLCVISIDRYIGVSHPLQYPGIVTEKRALLAMLGVWVLSVVISIGPLLGWKQPPSPDDTVCLITEEPFYALFSSLGSFYIPLAVILAMYCRVYVVAKRTTKNLEAGVMRERMNTSELTLRIHKGSQVHEDPSGPGAGKGRAHQARSSLTVKLLKFSREKKAAKTLGVVVGMFILCWLPFFLALPIGSFNVNLRPPDLLFKVIFWLGYFNSCLNPIIYPCYSREFKLAFIRILRCQCHQQKRPGWRAYNYRSSTFRSSGNSRKGSTDHNASWLNGSQRTLPSSASPSPSYLSKGLPPCPEGETLYIWGATTPSPTTPNLLPGSPADCQQGVLRVEVRERKTPEETSGGVFSFSFGNIKDMGGLNKDRISPDDKV